Proteins encoded by one window of Leptospira neocaledonica:
- a CDS encoding RNA recognition motif domain-containing protein: MQNRKLFVGNLNYSVRQQEISELFSNYGEVAYAKVIEGKGFGFVEMASEEQAENAKNSLNGTEFKGRTLNIDIAKPQTFNKPRRH, encoded by the coding sequence ATGCAGAATCGCAAACTTTTTGTAGGAAATCTTAATTACTCTGTTCGCCAGCAGGAAATCAGTGAACTATTCTCCAACTACGGAGAAGTAGCTTATGCAAAAGTAATTGAAGGTAAAGGATTCGGATTCGTGGAAATGGCTAGCGAGGAGCAAGCTGAAAACGCGAAGAACAGCCTAAACGGAACCGAGTTCAAAGGTAGAACTTTGAATATCGATATCGCAAAACCTCAGACTTTTAATAAACCAAGAAGACATTAA
- a CDS encoding Fur family transcriptional regulator gives MEEDKKSASRNTKQKGEILRVIRDAKGPLSVKEIHDISKKSIQNIGIATVYRSVNHLLESGSIHEIQLPGESSRFEISHLDHHHHFHCKVCDRVFDVEICPFPMENLPKGFTLDSHEIILYGVCSECNNSSK, from the coding sequence ATGGAAGAAGATAAAAAATCCGCCTCTCGAAACACCAAACAAAAGGGCGAGATCCTGAGAGTCATCCGGGATGCAAAAGGTCCTCTTTCGGTAAAGGAAATCCATGATATCTCTAAAAAATCCATTCAGAATATAGGGATCGCTACCGTATACCGGTCCGTGAATCATCTACTGGAATCCGGTTCGATCCATGAGATCCAATTGCCTGGAGAATCTTCCCGTTTTGAAATCAGCCACTTGGACCATCACCATCATTTCCATTGTAAGGTTTGCGATCGGGTTTTTGATGTAGAGATCTGTCCTTTCCCAATGGAAAATCTTCCTAAGGGATTTACATTAGATTCTCATGAAATTATCTTATACGGTGTTTGTTCCGAATGTAACAACTCTTCAAAATGA
- a CDS encoding S1C family serine protease has translation MKSKIFLVIISLCVFSSGLSAKKSKPSPKSVPNGMASQAKAEEEYKKSIVQVKISYQEPDYFNPWKKKNPKVRRGVGIVVPGEKILLPAHLLTYSTLIEVKKYSSYAETKAIVARQDFESDLALLKIEEENFFKDLTPFEFQKEIDYPRQVSIYQLDNSGSIQSASGSLISMDLDQYSQGMVELPVLDVNSTETLNGNGEVLLEKGKVSGILFDFSGDKNSGRAIPSFLISKFLGDFGKTEIPFKGFRYRPIIDKATKDFYSLKTKDQGILVAEILPESSADGILKIGDVILEFGGKKIDSKGYFQHPKYGKQVLSYIAHLGDEFGYQIGKQVPVKIIRSGKEEEVQLTLKSFPYSSIRIPHRNLGSKSEYYFDGGFLFVELSEGYLLEWGKDWRSKVDRKLLYTFDYHKFSSGDKKEGKFVLLSQVIPDESNQGYHEISGRLVDQVNGKPVMSVQDISNEVKSSKSRYITILLDDGTDIVLDKESLISANQRIQKEYRIPKSSMGSR, from the coding sequence GTGAAATCCAAGATCTTTCTAGTCATTATCAGCCTTTGTGTTTTCAGTTCCGGACTATCCGCTAAAAAATCGAAACCTTCCCCTAAGTCCGTTCCGAACGGAATGGCATCTCAGGCAAAGGCGGAAGAAGAATACAAAAAGAGTATAGTCCAAGTAAAGATCTCCTACCAAGAGCCTGATTATTTTAACCCTTGGAAAAAGAAAAACCCAAAGGTAAGAAGAGGAGTAGGGATCGTAGTTCCTGGCGAAAAGATCTTATTACCGGCACATCTACTCACCTACTCTACATTGATAGAAGTTAAAAAATATTCTTCTTATGCCGAGACAAAGGCGATCGTAGCAAGACAAGACTTCGAATCCGATTTAGCATTATTAAAAATAGAAGAAGAAAACTTCTTTAAGGATCTAACCCCGTTTGAATTCCAAAAAGAAATAGATTATCCTAGACAGGTTTCTATCTATCAATTGGACAATTCTGGTTCTATTCAATCCGCTTCAGGCTCTCTCATCAGCATGGACCTGGACCAATATTCGCAAGGAATGGTAGAACTTCCTGTTCTGGATGTAAATTCCACTGAAACATTAAACGGAAACGGAGAAGTTCTATTAGAAAAAGGAAAAGTAAGCGGGATACTTTTCGATTTCTCAGGAGATAAAAACTCAGGTAGAGCGATTCCTTCTTTCTTGATCAGCAAATTTCTAGGGGATTTCGGTAAGACTGAAATACCTTTTAAAGGATTCCGTTATAGACCGATCATCGATAAGGCCACTAAGGATTTTTATTCCCTCAAAACAAAAGACCAAGGGATCTTAGTAGCGGAAATTTTGCCGGAAAGTTCAGCAGATGGAATCTTAAAGATCGGCGATGTGATTCTAGAATTTGGCGGCAAAAAGATAGATTCCAAAGGATATTTCCAACATCCAAAATACGGCAAACAGGTTCTCTCTTATATCGCGCATCTAGGAGATGAATTCGGCTATCAAATTGGCAAACAAGTCCCGGTTAAAATCATCCGGTCTGGCAAAGAAGAAGAAGTTCAACTCACCTTAAAATCATTTCCTTATTCTTCTATTCGGATCCCTCATAGAAATCTAGGATCCAAATCCGAATATTATTTCGACGGTGGTTTCCTATTCGTGGAACTTTCCGAAGGATATTTACTGGAATGGGGAAAAGATTGGAGATCTAAAGTAGATCGTAAACTTCTATACACATTCGATTATCATAAGTTTTCTAGCGGGGATAAGAAGGAAGGTAAATTCGTATTACTTTCCCAAGTGATTCCAGATGAATCCAACCAAGGTTATCACGAAATTTCAGGAAGACTCGTGGATCAAGTAAACGGTAAACCTGTAATGTCTGTCCAAGATATTTCCAATGAAGTGAAATCATCCAAGTCAAGATACATTACAATTTTGTTAGATGATGGAACGGATATTGTTTTGGATAAAGAAAGTCTAATATCTGCTAACCAAAGAATCCAAAAAGAATATAGGATTCCCAAATCCTCGATGGGTTCTCGTTAA
- a CDS encoding leucine-rich repeat domain-containing protein codes for MSTRFPLEFQPVNQGEIIVFKIIYRNYFWFSFVWNPNRFDLMRKIFLILYFLFACSQSNHLISVRNGEGEILGKYPKEIRWLGFEDSPSWSDLSAFSRLEILELNSKEVKSLEGLPDLPKLRYVHLSGSSIKDLSPLNRVAKLDSLVLNQTELGDQDLKNYLHWNRLTRIELTDSKISSLRFLGPGCSVRHLQLKHTKIKDLRPLEHCTKLMELYLGGTQVKDLSPLYGLTNLIHLQLDGSDVSAKEISDFRKIQPYVKIMPGLRKILSSENGLD; via the coding sequence ATGTCAACTCGATTCCCGTTGGAATTCCAACCTGTGAATCAGGGAGAGATAATCGTTTTTAAAATTATTTATAGGAACTATTTTTGGTTTTCTTTCGTATGGAATCCAAATAGATTTGATCTTATGAGGAAAATTTTTCTCATTCTCTATTTCTTATTTGCCTGTTCTCAATCCAATCATCTTATCTCCGTTCGGAATGGTGAAGGCGAGATCCTCGGCAAATATCCGAAAGAAATCAGATGGTTAGGTTTCGAAGACAGTCCTAGTTGGAGCGATCTATCTGCATTTTCCAGATTAGAAATCCTAGAACTAAATTCTAAAGAAGTAAAATCACTAGAAGGTTTACCTGATCTTCCAAAACTTAGATATGTTCATCTATCCGGATCTTCTATAAAGGATCTTTCCCCTCTAAATCGTGTCGCAAAGCTGGATAGTTTGGTATTGAACCAAACAGAACTAGGCGATCAAGACCTGAAAAATTATCTGCACTGGAATAGACTCACTAGAATAGAACTGACTGATTCTAAAATATCTAGTCTCCGATTTTTAGGACCTGGATGTAGTGTGAGACATCTACAGCTAAAACATACTAAAATCAAGGATCTTAGGCCTTTAGAGCATTGTACAAAACTAATGGAATTGTATTTGGGTGGGACCCAAGTAAAGGATTTAAGTCCATTATACGGTCTCACAAATCTGATCCATTTACAATTGGATGGTTCAGATGTTTCCGCCAAAGAAATTTCCGATTTTAGAAAAATCCAGCCCTATGTAAAAATCATGCCCGGGCTACGTAAGATCTTAAGTTCGGAGAATGGACTAGACTGA
- a CDS encoding LB_289 family protein: MKRTELERRERDLRKAQKKQEALDKRGGGNGVGDFIDQLSGLFRYDATEIFNTKDDINILEVLEEMQVILPQKKWDDVLKKAIKKTGVVEKERAYKELVELLNVEEENEDAEEEVGV, encoded by the coding sequence ATGAAACGGACCGAATTGGAGAGACGAGAAAGAGATCTCCGCAAAGCGCAAAAAAAACAAGAGGCCCTAGATAAACGCGGAGGCGGAAACGGAGTCGGCGATTTTATCGATCAACTTTCCGGGTTATTCCGTTACGACGCCACTGAGATCTTTAATACGAAAGACGATATCAATATTCTGGAAGTTTTGGAAGAGATGCAAGTGATCCTTCCCCAGAAAAAATGGGACGATGTTCTCAAAAAGGCGATTAAGAAAACAGGCGTTGTAGAAAAAGAAAGAGCCTACAAAGAGCTTGTGGAACTTCTGAACGTTGAAGAAGAAAACGAGGATGCAGAGGAAGAAGTAGGCGTTTAA
- a CDS encoding DUF4269 domain-containing protein — protein sequence MTNRFSDCTSLLKEHQIFQILSEFSPEFVGSIPIGVELPQSDIDIICELKPSLLKVLDSFSSYPGFQLSEKVLSKVPSIICRFRLGSEKVEIVAQDLPPKKQIAYLHMIIEEKILKEKGDNFRLSVLEKKKSGKNTEEAFAELLGLEGDPYFSLLEYGKRTNE from the coding sequence ATGACAAACCGATTCTCGGATTGTACTTCACTTTTAAAAGAGCATCAAATATTCCAGATCCTTTCCGAATTCTCACCTGAATTCGTAGGTTCCATTCCGATCGGAGTGGAGCTTCCCCAATCCGACATTGATATAATTTGCGAGTTAAAACCTTCTCTCCTGAAAGTTTTAGATTCTTTTTCTTCTTATCCCGGTTTTCAACTCTCCGAAAAAGTTTTGAGCAAGGTCCCTTCTATCATCTGTAGATTCCGTTTGGGATCTGAAAAAGTAGAGATCGTTGCACAAGACCTTCCCCCTAAAAAACAAATCGCTTATTTACATATGATTATAGAGGAAAAGATCCTGAAAGAGAAAGGAGATAACTTTAGGTTGTCTGTATTGGAGAAAAAGAAGTCCGGAAAAAACACCGAAGAGGCGTTCGCGGAACTTTTAGGTCTGGAAGGAGATCCATATTTTTCTCTTTTAGAATATGGAAAAAGGACGAACGAATAG
- a CDS encoding AZOBR_p60025 family cell surface glycopolymer formation protein gives MFRFFSKFLQNEKLKAEWIGVLGNLKLVSLLFLILYSFSSFCVWKKYSWSPSSQINFGKEFAEQNKEQTPPGAIVFLGEEGNLGAGYDGQIFYYYSRMLSSFSLNWPNGFETSFRAPRIGYPLLVSPFGWLGMYGTIFGMYILNLGIFYLSYLAIRDLLPDPKKYLSTFYLLSPFALGSYILLVSDTVMMGLSVLAYWAFIRKRFISFSLLAGLAILTKEQAIFLFFPLGLTTLFQKEFKKSIWVASSLILPGAWSLYLRTQFPEWTPGSLGHFFDPFGGLLGYFGEVQQALVSGDRNLILLIKKFSRFPLVLLLLSGTYLLFKGDGKKGLAFRLGFGILLLTTYAGGYVLYWATYENVSRMFTFSLPLLIFWEKEDESLPSGTYWALTGIILISFLIKLAFVSKPLRHLVW, from the coding sequence ATGTTCCGATTTTTCTCTAAATTTTTACAGAATGAAAAACTGAAAGCCGAATGGATCGGTGTTTTAGGAAATCTTAAACTAGTTAGCTTACTTTTTCTTATTTTGTATTCATTCTCCTCCTTTTGTGTTTGGAAGAAATACTCTTGGAGTCCGAGTTCCCAGATAAATTTCGGAAAGGAATTTGCCGAACAAAACAAAGAACAAACTCCTCCAGGTGCAATCGTGTTCTTAGGAGAGGAGGGGAATCTAGGCGCCGGATATGATGGGCAGATCTTTTATTATTATTCTAGGATGTTATCTAGTTTCAGTTTGAATTGGCCTAATGGTTTTGAAACCAGTTTTAGGGCTCCTAGGATCGGTTATCCACTTTTAGTTTCCCCATTCGGTTGGTTGGGAATGTATGGGACCATCTTCGGGATGTACATTTTGAATCTAGGGATCTTTTACCTATCTTATTTGGCGATCCGAGACTTATTGCCGGATCCTAAAAAATATTTAAGCACATTCTATCTACTTTCCCCGTTTGCACTGGGAAGTTATATCTTACTTGTATCAGATACGGTTATGATGGGCCTAAGTGTCCTCGCATATTGGGCCTTTATTAGAAAAAGATTTATAAGTTTCTCCTTATTAGCAGGGCTTGCCATTCTCACGAAAGAGCAGGCTATCTTTTTGTTTTTCCCTTTAGGGTTGACTACACTATTCCAAAAGGAATTCAAAAAAAGTATTTGGGTCGCTTCTTCTTTGATCCTACCTGGAGCCTGGAGTTTATACTTAAGAACCCAATTTCCTGAATGGACCCCCGGAAGTTTAGGCCATTTTTTTGATCCATTCGGGGGACTTTTAGGATATTTCGGGGAAGTCCAACAAGCTCTAGTTTCAGGAGATAGAAATCTGATCCTTCTGATCAAAAAATTCTCCAGATTTCCTTTGGTACTTCTTCTTTTATCGGGGACCTATCTATTATTCAAAGGGGATGGGAAGAAGGGCCTGGCATTTCGCTTAGGTTTTGGAATTCTTTTATTGACCACGTATGCGGGAGGGTATGTTCTCTATTGGGCCACCTACGAAAATGTTTCCAGAATGTTTACATTCAGCCTTCCTTTATTAATTTTTTGGGAAAAAGAAGATGAGTCCCTTCCGAGCGGAACCTACTGGGCGCTTACAGGTATTATTTTAATTTCATTCTTAATAAAATTAGCATTTGTTTCCAAACCTTTACGTCACTTGGTCTGGTGA